Proteins from a genomic interval of Chionomys nivalis chromosome 7, mChiNiv1.1, whole genome shotgun sequence:
- the LOC130878429 gene encoding HIG1 domain family member 1A, mitochondrial-like yields the protein MSTNTDLSLSSYDEGQGSKFIRKAKETPFVPIGMAGFAAIVGYGLYKLKNRGNTKMSIHLIHTRVAVQGFVVGAMTLGMGYSMYEEFWAKPKP from the coding sequence ATGTCGACCAACACGGACCTTTCCCTTTCTTCGTACGACGAAGGTCAGGGGTCTAAGTTTATTCGGAAAGCTAAGGAGACACCGTTTGTCCCCATTGGAATGGCAGGCTTTGCAGCAATTGTTGGGTACGGGCTATACAAACTGAAGAACCGGGGAAATACAAAGATGTCCATCCACTTGATCCACACGCGTGTGGCCGTCCAGGGCTTTGTTGTTGGAGCCATGACTCTCGGCATGGGCTATTCCATGTATGAGGAATTCTGGGCCAAGCCTAAGCCGTAG